Proteins encoded by one window of Lepeophtheirus salmonis chromosome 3, UVic_Lsal_1.4, whole genome shotgun sequence:
- the LOC121115016 gene encoding uncharacterized protein, with the protein MQLKEIFQVLTIESLFTSERSQHSFPIPSEMERTISSMRCLTCKLYNEKQLRRCVSCKSVYYCSVKCQKLDWTVHKSECYMIKEENALATSSICLKYGGDLSDGTSLRTSMVANFSFKEPFYFILRELKGFLMFCYDKYWDPENKEVNRLALTRMNHLIEAVEEDTDSEDDLDWLRISSIAYGSIMVHNVINEKARDSFKFGSNPWFEAYLFNFGLILDRIKLYAILRQNGIHNVLEASEFPLLRLKSPFWSKGSYHFPLTRLELLSENKKCFICYKTIRTGPVLSPYDPNRSLEIPRLLNVLPLREFSLSGLMDLPKCKENLGEWKRFVARAKTLPQDYVCGVDCEQEALYGRLFSSHPLEPSRLERVVNAGGSSSESGIDLDDID; encoded by the exons ATGCAATTAAAAGAAATCTTTCAAGTGCTTACAATAGAGTCTTTGTTTACGAGTGAACGAAGCCAACATAGTTTTCCTATACCAAGTGAAATGGAAAGGACAATCTCCTCAATGCGTTGTCTAACCTGCAAGCTCTACAATGAAAAACAACTTCGTCGTTGCGTTTCCTGTAAAAGTGTATATTATTGTTCcgttaaatgtcaaaaattggATTGGACCGTTCACAAAAGTGAATGCTACatgataaaagaagaaaatgcgTTGGCTACATCCAGCATTTGTCTAAAGTATGGTGGAGATCTCTCTGATGGAACATCCCTTCGAACCTCCATGGTGGCCAACTTCTCATTCAAAGAGcctttttatttcatcttaaGAGAATTGAAaggttttttaatgttttgctATGATAAATACTGGGATCCAGAGAATAAAGAAGTTAATCGTTTAGCCCTTACAAGAATGAATCATCTTATAGAGGCTGTGGAGGAGGATACTGACTCGGAGGATGATTTGGATTGGTTAAGGATTTCTTCTATTGCCTATGGATCCATTATGGTCCACAATGTAATAAATGAAAAGGCTAGGGATAGCTTTAAATTTGGGAGTAATCCATGGTTTgaagcatatttatttaattttggactAATATTAGATCGTATTAAACTCTACGCTATTCTCAGGCAGAATGG AATACATAATGTCTTGGAAGCCTCAGAGTTCCCACTTTTGCGCTTAAAGAGTCCCTTTTGGTCCAAAGGCTCCTATCACTTCCCCTTAACTCGGCTGGAACTCTTATcagagaataaaaaatgttttatatgctATAAAACAATTCGTACTGGTCCTGTACTCAGTCCCTACGATCCAAACCGCTCTCTTGAAATACCACGTCTTCTCAATGTTCTCCCCCTAAGAGAGTTCTCCCTCTCAGGACTCATGGACCTTCCAAAATGCAAAGAGAATCTGGGAGAATGGAAGCGTTTTGTGGCTCGTGCCAAAACCCTTCCTCAAGACTATGTTTGTGGTGTAGATTGTGAACAAGAAGCTCTCTATGGACGTCTTTTTTCTTCACATCCCCTAGAACCATCTCGGTTGGAAAGGGTTGTGAATGCGGGAGGCTCATCCTCAGAGTCTGGAATTGATTTGGatgatattgattaa